A single genomic interval of Helianthus annuus cultivar XRQ/B chromosome 13, HanXRQr2.0-SUNRISE, whole genome shotgun sequence harbors:
- the LOC110902646 gene encoding uncharacterized protein LOC110902646: MVEGDYSSQYGLLRDYVLELQSKNPGTTVKIDLEPGHPRDLTRQFRRIYVCLGALKQGFKALGRDLLGLDGAFMKGPYPGQLLSAVGVDSNNGIYPVCYAIVEVENLSAWTWFLDLLADDLEIPRNSAFKFMSDRQKGLLPAVSKLFPLAEHRYCLRHIHDNMKGTFKGRQYKDLLWKYAQETTIPEFQTSMEELKAFNKKAHLWLSKIPPLHWTRSHFSGRALSDMLLNNMCETFNGKILEGRDKPIIAALKYIREYLMRRIVTVLRVIERTEGLITPWAQKHLQTIKKDAAFYHVQWNGGDLYGVSGKPGHTRVVDLAKKTCACRGWEITGMPCRHAVAAIWFMATNGQRVGALESWFDPVYSIGRWKEVYAFKINPINGKALWPKSEVPIKITPPKHHKQVGRPKKVRKRSAVEMEDEGSSKKKGRLSKKNMKGVCGKCGNTGHNQRTCKGQGEKRKD, translated from the exons ATGGTGGAAGGTGATTACTCATCACAGTATGGTCTGTTGAGGGACTATGTCCTTGAGTTGCAAAGTAAAAATCCTGGTACCACTGTTAAGATAGATCTAGAACCTGGTCATCCAAGGGATCTGACTAGACAGTTTAGAAGGATCTATGTTTGTTTAGGGGCTTTAAAGCAGGGGTTTAAAGCATTAGGCAGGGATTTACTTGGTTTGGATGGTGCATTCATGAAGGGGCCTTATCCTGGACAACTCTTAAGTGCAGTGGGTGTTGACTCTAATAATGGAATCTATCCAGTGTGTTATGCAATTGTTGAGGTTGAAAATCTAAGTGCTTGGACATGGTTCCTAGATCTGTTAGCTGATGACCTTGAGATACCAAGAAACTCAGCCTTTAAATTTATGAGTGATAGGCAAAAG GGTCTGCTACCTGCAGTTTCCAAGTTGTTTCCATTAGCTGAGCACAGATATTGTCTTAGACATATTCATGACAATATGAAAGGAACCTTTAAAGGTAGACAATACAAAGATTTATTGTGGAAATATGCACAGGAAACAACAATTCCTGAGTTTCAAACTTCCATGGAGGAATTGAAAGCTTTTAACAAAAAAGCTCACTTGTGGCTGTCTAAGATCCCCCCTCTTCACTGGACAAGGTCCCATTTCTCTG GTAGGGCATTAAGTGACATGCTACTCAATAACATGTGTGAAACCTTCAATGGCAAGATACTGGAAGGGAGGGACAAGCCTATCATTGCTGCTTTGAAGTATATCAGGGAGTACCTAATGAGGAGGATTGTGACAGTGTTGAGGGTTATAGAAAGGACTGAAGGTCTTATTACACCTTGGGCACAAAAACACCTTCAGACAATTAAGAAAGATGCAGCCTTTTATCATGTGCAGTGGAATGGAGGGGATCTGTATGGGGTGAGTGGTAAACCTGGACACACAAGGGTAGTGGACTTGGCCAAAAAGACTTGTGCTTGTAGAGGCTGGGAAATCACAG GCATGCCCTGCAGACATGCAGTGGCTGCAATATGGTTCATGGCTACTAATGGTCAAAGAGTTGGTGCTTTGGAAAGCTGGTTTGATCCAGTCTACTCAATAGGCAGGTGGAAAGAGGTGTATGCTTTCAAGATAAACCCTATAAATGGCAAAGCTCTATGGCCGAAGAGTGAAGTTCCTATCAAGATAACACCACCAAAACATCACAAACAAGTGGGTAGGCCAAAGAAGGTTAGGAAAAGGTCAGCCGTGGAGATGGAGGATGAAGGCTCAAGCAAGAAGAAGGGCAGGTTATCAAAGAAGAATATGAAAGGTGTATGTGGAAAATGTGGGAACACCGGACACAATCAAAGGACTTGCAAGGGGCAAGGTGAAAAAAGGAAGGACTAG
- the LOC110897849 gene encoding pentatricopeptide repeat-containing protein At1g73400, mitochondrial has protein sequence MSRININPTRRCTIFSYASKFHHHTLSPCVSSSTPLHSTYFTTLMLNLSHKLLNFTPVSLHNPFPQMGSRYFTLIPSYTPEDASDAFDQTPGGHVSYMSFDDDPHEKVHDFCSDSNQIDKKLTGCVPISSNGEKLYNIVIDCKPNNPENSRMEINLNEAGAQLTTPLVIEVLGSLRYVEKSAFRFFTWAGNQENYSHEPQAYNEMIDILSNTKYKAKQYRIVCDLLDYMKRNDKTCVPVEALLKILRQYADKHLTHLHKFAKKKKVEFKKMQPEIDALNVLLDAFCKCCLVEDAEAMYMKLKNKVKPNASTYNILFFGWCRVRNPSRSMQILDEMIATGYTPENFTYNTAIDTFCKSGMLSDAAELLEFMKSKGTLMSSPTAKTYSIMIIAFARNDKMDECFKLVDDMVTNGCLPDVSTYREMIEGMCSAGKVKAAYKFLEDMKKNGYPPDIVTYNCFLKVLCDKKDSEEAVRLYKNMIEVGCKPSVQTFNMLVMMFFKMGDPNRAFEMWREMDARRCVRDTASYCVMIEGLFGCERTEDACGLLEEVLNKGMKLPFQKFDSFLMQLSSIGDLRAISRLSEHMRKFYNPVMARRFALNQKRKSVSLRGK, from the coding sequence ATGTCACGAATCAATATTAACCCCACCCGTCGATGCACCATCTTCTCCTACGCTTCAAAATTCCATCATCATACTCTCTCACCATGTGTAAGTTCATCAACACCTCTACACTCCACCTATTTCACTACCCTCATGCTAAATTTATCCCACAAATTGCTCAACTTCACACCCGTTTCACTTCACAACCCGTTTCCACAAATGGGTTCTCGTTATTTTACTTTAATTCCCTCTTATACTCCCGAAGATGCCAGTGACGCATTTGATCAAACACCTGGTGGGCATGTTTCATATATGAGTTTTGATGATGATCCACATGAAAAGGTTCATGATTTTTGTTCTGATAGTAATCAAATAGATAAAAAACTTACCGGGTGTGTGCCAATTTCAAGTAATGGTGAGAAATTGTACAATATTGTTATAGATTGTAAGCCTAATAACCCTGAGAATAGTAGAATGGAGATAAATCTTAACGAAGCTGGCGCTCAGCTGACTACACCGTTGGTGATCGAGGTTTTAGGAAGTCTTAGATATGTTGAAAAGTCAGCGTTTCGGTTTTTTACTTGGGCTGGGAATCAAGAAAACTATAGCCATGAACCGCAGGCGTATAACGAGATGATTGATATCCTGTCAAACACTAAATATAAGGCGAAGCAATACCGTATAGTTTGCGATCTTTTGGATTACATGAAGAGAAATGACAAAACGTGTGTGCCTGTTGAAGCATTGTTAAAGATTTTGAGACAGTATGCCGATAAGCATTTGACTCATCTTCATAAGTTTGCAAAGAAGAAAAAAGTTGAGTTTAAAAAGATGCAGCCCGAGATAGACGCGTTAAACGTGTTATTAGATGCTTTCTGCAAGTGTTGTTTGGTTGAAGATGCTGAAGCTATGTATATGAAATTAAAGAACAAAGTCAAGCCtaacgctagcacgtataacatcTTGTTTTTCGGTTGGTGTAGGGTGAGGAACCCAAGTAGAAGTATGCAAATTCTCGATGAAATGATCGCAACGGGCTATACACCGGAGAATTTCACTTACAATACCGCCATAGATACGTTTTGTAAATCCGGGATGTTATCAGACGCTGCCGAGCTTTTGGAGTTTATGAAATCAAAGGGTACACTCATGTCTTCACCGACTGCCAAAACATATTCTATCATGATCATTGCATTCGCACGTAACGATAAAATGGACGAATGTTTTAAACTCGTTGATGATATGGTGACTAATGGCTGCCTCCCTGACGTTTCAACGTATCGAGAAATGATCGAAGGGATGTGTTCGGCCGGAAAAGTGAAAGCCGCGTATAAGTTTTTGGAAGACATGAAGAAAAACGGGTACCCTCCTGATATCGTTACGTATAATTGTTTTCTCAAGGTTCTTTGCGATAAAAAAGATAGCGAAGAAGCGGTTCGACTTTACAAGAACATGATTGAGGTCGGCTGTAAGCCGAGTGTCCAAACGTTTAACATGCTAGTGATGATGTTCTTTAAAATGGGTGATCCGAATAGGGCATTTGAGATGTGGCGTGAAATGGATGCCAGAAGATGCGTTCGCGATACCGCTTCGTATTGTGTAATGATCGAAGGACTGTTTGGGTGTGAAAGAACGGAGGACGCTTGTGGTCTTTTGGAAGAGGTTTTGAATAAAGGCATGAAATTGCCGTTTCAAAAGTTTGATTCTTTCTTGATGCAGCTCTCAAGCATCGGTGATCTACGCGCTATTAGTAGATTATCTGAGCATATGAGGAAGTTCTACAATCCTGTTATGGCTCGTAGATTTGCGTTAAATCAAAAAAGAAAAAGTGTTAGTTTAAGAGGGAAATGA